Genomic DNA from Gemmatimonadota bacterium:
GCTGCCGGTGTAATAGGCGAGCCCACGCACAATCGTGAGGTCGAGGTCAATCCACGCCCCCACCCCGAGCGCCTGCGCATGCTCCACCATTCGCGCAAACCGGTCGAGATGCCCATCACGCGGTCCACGTTCTTCGGCACCAATCCGGCATCGGCCAACTTCGTGCGCGAAATATCGTGCGGCTGGCGCGCGATCTTGTCGAGCACGGCGTACACGGTCGTCAGCTGTCCTTCCGTCACGCCAATCTCCTCGAGAATGGCATTGAGCAGCCGGCGGTCGCTCACCCGCGCGCGCACGTCGTCCGGACCGAGCCCGAGTTCGCGCATAATGTCCACCGCCACGCAAATCAGCTCGGCATCGGCCAACTCGCTTGGCTCCCCCACAATATCCACGTTCAGCTGGAAGTGCTCCCGCAGGCGCCCCCGTTGGGCGCGCTCGTAGCGGAACAGCTGAGGAATCGAGAACCACCGAATCGGCTTCCGGAGGGCATTGGCCCGCGACCCGACCATCCGCGCGAAGGTCGGCGTCATCTCCGGCCGCAGGGCCACCGCTCGGTCGCCCTTGTCCGTGAAGTTGTAGAGCTGGCCGACAATCTCGTCGCCGCTCTTTTTTGTGTACAAATCCAACGGTTCAAGGGGCGGCCCGTCGTACTCCACAAAGGCGTACCGATGGGCAACCGCCCGCCACGCCGCAAAGATGTGGGCGCGGAGCGCGAACTCGTCTGGATAGAAATCCCGGAACCCGGGCAGTGACCCGCTAGACATGCCCGAAATCTAGCCGCCTGTTGGGTTTACCTCCAGCCGAGCCATCGCATCGCCCACCGTGTGAAACGACCCCGTAATGAGCACCGTGGCCCCCTGCGCCTCACCCCTCACCAGCGCCCGGTCAAAGTCCCGGATCACCTCGGCTGACACCCCCCGCTCCCGCGCATATGCCAGTACCTCTGGGAGATTCCAGGCGCGGCTGGCAGGGGCGGTTGGACAGTGCGTGAGCACAAAGTGGTCTACGACCCCGGAGAGCACGTCCAGCATGCCACGCCAGTCTTTGTCCGCCAGCACGCTAAAGATCGCCACCACGGGCCCCGGAGGCCGCACCGCCTCCATCGTACGGGCCAGCGTCGCCGCCCCGTCCGGGTTGTGGGCCACGTCAAACAGGTACCGCCCCACGCGCTGAAAGCGCCCTGGGAGCAACACCTGCGACAGGCCGCGGTGCAGATCGGCGTTCGACGGCCGCAGGTCGTCCGGTAGGGCGTCGAGCATAGCCATCGCCACCGCCGCGTTGGCGGCCTGATGGGCGCCCACCAACGGCGTCCGGATTCGTTGCCCGCCCAGTGTAAACTCGGTCCCCTCGGCGGTCACCCGCACATCGGTGGGACCTCCGCCCTCATACACGCAGCGTATCGGACTCGCCCCGCGCGCCACGGCCTCGCGGCAGAGCAACGCACGAATTTCCGCCTCGGGCTCACCAACAATCGCCGGCGTGTTCCGCTTGAAGATCCCGGCCTTTTCCACCGCGATTTCCTCGCGCGTGCCGCCCAGATACTCCACGTGATCAATGCCAATGTTCGTCACACCAGCCACGAGCGGCTGCACCACATTGCTCGCATCGAGTCGTCCACCGAGGCCGGTTTCAATGACCGCGACATCCACCTTCGCTTCCGCAAAGAAGGTGAACGCCATCGCGGTGGTCGCTTCAAAGAACGTGGCACCGAGTCGTTCAACTTCCGGCGTCCACTGCTCAACAAAGGAGACAATGCGTTCCGCTTCCACAGGAGCGCCGTCAATCAGAAACCGCTCACGAAAATCAACGAGGTGCGGCGACGTGTATTTCCCCACGCGCAGGCCGCGGGCGCGGAGCGCCGCTTCGAGCGTCGCGCAGACGCTCCCTTTGCCATTAGTGCCGGCCACGTGCAACGTGCGCAAGTCGCGGTGCGGGTCGCCCAGCAGGTGCAGAAAACCCTCAACCCGCTCCAACCCAAGCTTCCAAACGCCTGTGGTGCGCGCAAACAAAAAGTCGAGCGCGTCGCCGTACGTTTTCAGCTCGGCACCCACCCGCTGGCCGCGGGCATCCCGCTCATATGGCGCAGCAACTGCCCCACCGTCCCCTTCATCTTGTGACGGTGCACCACCGCGTCAACCATTCCATGGTCGAGCAGAAATTCGGCGGTCTGGAATCCTTCGGGAAGGTCCTGCCCCAGCGTCTGCTTGATCACGCGCGGCCCGGCAAACCCAATCACCGCGCCCGGCTCGGCGAGAATGGCATCGCCGAGCATCGCATAGCTCGCACTCACGCCACCAGTGGTTGGATTCGTGAGAATCGAGACATACGGAATACGCCGCTCGGCCAACTGCGAGAGCACGGCGGACGTCTTCGCCATCTGCATCAACGACAGCACCCCTTCCTGCATGCGGGCGCCGCCGGAGGCCGAGATGATGATCAACGGAAACTTCTTCTCAAGCGAACGCTGGCCGAGTCGCGCGATTTTCTCGCCGACCACCGACCCCATCGATCCGCCCATGAAGGCAAAATCCATGACGGCAAGGTTCACCGGCATGTCTTCCATCTTGCCGGTGGCGGTCAGAATGGCATCGGTATCACCCGCGTTCGTGAGTGCCTTCTTGAGACGCGCGGGATAATCCGGAAAGCCCAGCGGGTCTGCAGACCGGAGGTCCGACTCCGTCTCCTCCCAGCTCTCGCCGTCGAGCAGAAGCGTCACGTACTCAATGGCACGAAGGCGCCGATGATAGTCACAAACGGGGCATACGTTGAGGCTCCGGGCGAATTTCTCCCGGATATCGGTATGCCCACATGCCTCGCACTTCTCCCACGCATCCGGCGGAATGTCCAGCCGCTGGGCGCGGGGTTCGCGAGCCTTTTTCTCTTTCCGGAACCAAGCCATACCGAAATCTCGCCTCGTGAGGGCTAAATGACCAGCGAGTCGGCTCGGCCACGCCCTTCGGCCGACACCCGGAGCTGCATTCCCATCCCAAGCCAGCAGGCCAGCATGAACGAGCCGCCGTAGCTGAAGAATGGCAACGGAATGCCGGTGACCGGCATCAAGTTCAGCGTCATCCCCACATTCACCAGCACGTGCACGCACCAAATCGAGACGAGCCCGAACGCCACGAGGCTCGAGAACGGATCAGCCGATCGGGATGCAATGCGCACACAACGCAGGAAGAGGAAAAAGAAGAGCGCCAGCGCTATAGTCACGCCAACAAACCCCAATTCTTCACCCACGACAGGAAAAATAAAGTCCGTGTGTTGCGCCGGCAAAAACGCGAGGCGCTTCTGCGAGCCGAGCGTGAACCCCTTGCCCAGCCATCCGCCCGACCCAATCGCGACTTGCGATTGAATCACGTGATAGCCCGAGCGCAACGGATCCGTGGACGGATCAAGGAACACCAAGAGACGGCGCTGCTGATACGGATTGAGCCGATCCCACAACACGGTCGCCGCGAGCCCCGTGATCACGTTCAGCGTCACCACCGCAACGCCCTCCGCGATATACGGCTTGTACCAGAGCACGAGTCCAATCAGAAAGAAAAACCACGCGCCCCATCGCAACGGTTCCGATGCCAACAAGAGGCTGACCCCGGGACTCGCCACCATCACCAACAACGGCCACGACACCCCAGCCCAGAACAGCATCGCGAAAAAGATGCCGATGAAGACGATGCCAGTTCCCAAATCTGGCTGCAGCATAATCAAGAGCCATGGCAATCCCACCACCGCTGCGGGTCGCCACAACTCGAGCAGCGAATGCGGCGCCTGTTTGAATGATGCCAGCACCTTGGCCAGCATCAACACCACCGCGATCTTCGCCAGCTCAGACGGCTGCCCCAACCGCACGCCGCCAATCGACAGCCAGCTCTTGGTGCTGGCCGCCGTGCCCGCGCCCTTGCCAATGAACAGCAGCAACACCAGCACGACGCAAGTCGTGATATACGCGGGGGTCGCCACCCAATCCAGGAATCGCACCGAGGCGCGCGTGGCAAGCCATGCGGCAAACACGCCGATCGCCAGCCACAACAACTGATTCTGCCAGAGATGCGCCACCGGGGTCGGCACATCCGTCTGCCCGGCGCTAAACACCATCGCAACCCCAAACGCCGAAAGCGCGAGCGCCGTGACGGCGAGCGGCCAATCCATCACCTGACGGGATCTCACGGCCCCTCCGTCTGGATGAACTGCTGCGCCGACACCTTGAGATAATGCTCAATAATCTTTGACGCGATGCGCGCGGCACGCGTACCGTGTCCACCAAACTCGAGCATCACCGCCACCACGATCTTCGGATCATCGGCAGGCGCAAAGCCAACGAACCACGCGTGATCGCCGGTCTTGGGTCCACTCTGCGCGGTGCCTGTCTTGCCCGCCAGCACGATCCCCTGAATGCGTGAGGCGGCGGCCGTGCCGCGGCTCACCACGCCGGCGAGCGCGCCGCGCACGCCGGCGAGTTGGGTGCTGTCGAGTTGGTACAATCGCGTGTGATGCGGCGCGCTCCGCACCACCGAGGGCTGCGCCGCTTCACCGTCCGTAGCGAGCGCCGTATACAAACGCGCCATGTTCACCACGGTCTGCGCGTTCTCCCCCTGCCCAATCACCAAATTCAGCGAGTTCGACTGATTCCACCCGCGCACGCCGAACTTCCGATTGTAGTAATCCGCCACCGGCGTCGTCGGGAAGAGCGGCCGCGACTCGGCGGGCAAATCAATCCCCGACCGCTCGCGCGACCCGAGCGCGATCCCCCCGGCCACGAGGCGAGACAAGCCGATCTTTAATCCCAGCTGGTAGAAATACACGTCACACGATTTCTCAATCGCCTCACCAAGCGTAAGCGACCCGTGCCCGCGCTTGTCGTGACACTTGAAGTAGCGATTGCCAAATTGCATGCCGCCGGTGCACGGCGTCGGCATACGATCCGACAGCATCGCCACCCCTTCCTGCAGCGCAATCACCGCACTCGCGAGCTTCCAAGTGGAGCCCGGCGGGTACATCCCCTGTATCGCTTTATTGAGCAACGGACGACGCGGATCCGCCTGCAGTTGGCGCCAGTACTCCAACGGGATGCCGCCAATGAACCGATTGGGGTCGTACGACGGCGCACTGTGCAGCGCGAGCACCTCGCCGGTGCGCGGCTCAAGGGCCACCGCCCCGCCCTGAAGCGAGTCACCAAAAATCTCGACAATAAACTTCTGCAAGTCGAGATCAATGTTCGTGTAGAGGGGCTGTGCCGGGTCTGGGCTGATGTCCTGCCGCGCACCGGCCTCACGCACCACGCGATTGCGCGCGTCCACCTCTACAAACCGAACCCCTTCGCGTCCGCGCAGCCGTTTTTCGTATTGTTTCTCGATCCCGGTTTTTCCGATCTGTTGCCCCGCCTTATACCCCTGCACCGCGAGCGTGCTGAGCTCACTTTCGTTGATTTCGCCGGTGTAGCCCACGAGTGCGGCGACGGCTGGGCCGTCAGGATAATGCCGGCGCGAGGTGGCCTGAATGATCAGCCCCGGGAACTCCACGCGATGCTCCTCGAGCACCGACACCAGATCGAACGACGCATCCGGAAAAATCACGGCGGGCCGATTGGGATTCCGGCGGTAGCGCCGCAGCACGGCGTCCACCTGCTCCTCCGACATCGGGATCGTCCCCGACAGCCGGTGTAGCGAGGCCCGCAGCGAGTCTTCGCGCGGGGAGAGCAACGACACCGAGTACCCCGGCACGTTCTCCGCGATCACCGCGCCGCGACGGTCGTAAATGATGCCGCGCGGGGCCGGGAGCGGCACCTCGCGCAACCGGTTTTCCTCGGACTGCAGTGTGTACTGCGAGTGCTGCAACACCTGCGTGCGAAAAAACGAACCGATCAAAAACAAAAACATCACAAACAGCATGCCGGACGCGACGCGCCCGCGGCGCTGCACGTCGTTTGGCTGAAAACTCACGTTCGGGGCGCCCCAAGGACGGGACGCACGAGGGTCAACACCACGAGTCCGGCCACCGCCGTCACCGCCGCGGAGAGCGGCGACCACAACATGGCCTGCACGAGGAAGTCCCCGCCGTGCACCCGACGCTCGGCGACCAAGTACAGCAGGTCACCGGCCCACTTGCCCAGGAACACAAACATGCCGTTGAGGGCGAGGTTGTCCGCAAAGAACGCAGCCTTGAGCCAACTCGCAGAAAATCCCACGAGGGTCATCGCGAGCGCGCCTGCGCCAAAGGCGCCGGGCGTCAACGAATCCGCCATAATCCCAATCGCGAGACCGGCGACCGCCGCCACACCCGGACGCGATCGCACCGACACCAGCAACAGGGCGATCACGAGAAAATCGATACTCGCCCGCCACGCCAGCATCGGGCGCAACGTGTAGTGTAGCGCCACGAGCAACGCGAATACAAAAAGAAACCAGAGTGCCCGAGTCGCGTTCACGGCTTGCGTCCGGCGGCGGGGCGCGTCCGCGATACCGAATCGGCCGTGATGGCGCGGCGGGCCAGCGAGTCCGCCCGTGCACGCCGCACCAGCGAGTCGGCTGCCGCGCGCTTGTCGAGCGAATCAGAGGCGGCGAGCACTCGCTTGGCCGAGCTGTCGGCAGACGGTCCGAGCTGCCATACCCCATTCACGCCAGCGCGCGCGCGCACGGGACGGAGCACAATCACCGACGCAACATCTGGGAGCCGCACCATCGGGCGGAGGAGGTAACTGCGCGTGATGCCTTCCGCACTGCGGAGCTCCGAGACGACCGTCCCCACCGGAATCCCCCGCGGGAACACCCCGCCAAGCCCCGAGCTCACAATGACTGCGCCCGCCTTGAGCGGCGTGCGCAACGACACACTGCGCATTTCGAGGAGGTATCGCGCCGCGCCGATCGCGGCATGCGACGAGACGATGCCGTACGCGCTCTCGTCTGCGGACATAGCGCTCACGCGGAAATCCGCGTGCGGCCAGAGAATCGCCATTGAGACGGCTTGATCGACTCGCTCCACCACGCCCACAATCCCTTCCGGCGCGACCACGGCCGACAACGGCTCGACCCCGTCTTGCTCGCCCGCCGTTAGCGTCACCGTAAACTCGTCGCCAAGCCCTCGGCCCTGCAGCACTTCGGCGGGAACAAAGCCCCAGCGGATCCCGGCCCCAAGGCCGAGCAGCAGGCGCAATCGCTCGTTCTCAGCCTCGAGTCCGGAGAGTCGCTGCGAGCGAACGGTCACGCTGTCCACTAACCGGAGCGCCGCGTCGCGACTGAGGAGCGCGTGTCGTGACACCTCGGCGCGCGACTGCAGCTTGAAGAGGGGCGACACCAGCGTCGCGCGCATGGCCGCGGCGGCGTTGTCGCGCATCGCGGCCGGCAACACGAGACAGGCGAGCGACACGGCCACGCAGGCCGCCACCAACCCGATATCTACTCGGGGATCCGTCCGTGTGGACCGCTGCACCGGGGGCGGTCGACCTTCAGGTGCTCAGGACCGACCAGTACTTCTCCTCGTCATCGAGGATGCGTCCGCACCCACGCACCACGCACGTGAGCGGATCCTCGTCAACGTGAATCGGCAGCCCGGTCTCCTGCGTGAGCAAAATGTCGAGCCCGCGAATCAAGGCGCCGCCACCAGTCATCACGATGCCACGATCGACAATGTCGCTCGCCAGTTCCGGCGGCGTGATTTCGAGCGCACGACGCACCGCATCCACAATCTGCTGCACGGGTTCTTGGCACGCCTCGCGAATCTCCGCGGAATGCACGCGCACGGTTTTCGGAATCCCCGACACGAGATCGCGTCCCTTCACTTCCATCTCGCGCTCTTCGCCCATCGGAGCCGCTGAGCCGATTTGAATCTTGATCATCTCCGCCGTCGGTTCACCGATCAGCAAGTTGTAGCTCTTGCGCATGAACTGTACGATGGCCATATCGAGTTCATCGCCGCCCACACGGATCGACGTGTCGCTGACGATGCCCGAGAGCGCGATCACCGCGATTTCCGTGGTGCCGCCGCCAATGTCGATGACCATGTTGCCCGTCGGCGTTTCCACCGGCAGCCCCACACCAATCGCCGCCGCCATCGGCTCCGCAACCATGAACACTTCTTTGGCGCCGGCGCCGAGCGCGGAGTCGCGCACCGCGCGTTTCTCCACTTCGGTGATACCAGACGGCACACACACAATCACACGC
This window encodes:
- a CDS encoding ATP phosphoribosyltransferase regulatory subunit, which codes for MSSGSLPGFRDFYPDEFALRAHIFAAWRAVAHRYAFVEYDGPPLEPLDLYTKKSGDEIVGQLYNFTDKGDRAVALRPEMTPTFARMVGSRANALRKPIRWFSIPQLFRYERAQRGRLREHFQLNVDIVGEPSELADAELICVAVDIMRELGLGPDDVRARVSDRRLLNAILEEIGVTEGQLTTVYAVLDKIARQPHDISRTKLADAGLVPKNVDRVMGISTGLREWWSMRRRSGWGRGLTSTSRLCVGSPITPAASLSCLMRVANCARFAAVVVTIICWPRWAA
- the mrdA gene encoding penicillin-binding protein 2, with product MSFQPNDVQRRGRVASGMLFVMFLFLIGSFFRTQVLQHSQYTLQSEENRLREVPLPAPRGIIYDRRGAVIAENVPGYSVSLLSPREDSLRASLHRLSGTIPMSEEQVDAVLRRYRRNPNRPAVIFPDASFDLVSVLEEHRVEFPGLIIQATSRRHYPDGPAVAALVGYTGEINESELSTLAVQGYKAGQQIGKTGIEKQYEKRLRGREGVRFVEVDARNRVVREAGARQDISPDPAQPLYTNIDLDLQKFIVEIFGDSLQGGAVALEPRTGEVLALHSAPSYDPNRFIGGIPLEYWRQLQADPRRPLLNKAIQGMYPPGSTWKLASAVIALQEGVAMLSDRMPTPCTGGMQFGNRYFKCHDKRGHGSLTLGEAIEKSCDVYFYQLGLKIGLSRLVAGGIALGSRERSGIDLPAESRPLFPTTPVADYYNRKFGVRGWNQSNSLNLVIGQGENAQTVVNMARLYTALATDGEAAQPSVVRSAPHHTRLYQLDSTQLAGVRGALAGVVSRGTAAASRIQGIVLAGKTGTAQSGPKTGDHAWFVGFAPADDPKIVVAVMLEFGGHGTRAARIASKIIEHYLKVSAQQFIQTEGP
- a CDS encoding bifunctional folylpolyglutamate synthase/dihydrofolate synthase, with translation MGAELKTYGDALDFLFARTTGVWKLGLERVEGFLHLLGDPHRDLRTLHVAGTNGKGSVCATLEAALRARGLRVGKYTSPHLVDFRERFLIDGAPVEAERIVSFVEQWTPEVERLGATFFEATTAMAFTFFAEAKVDVAVIETGLGGRLDASNVVQPLVAGVTNIGIDHVEYLGGTREEIAVEKAGIFKRNTPAIVGEPEAEIRALLCREAVARGASPIRCVYEGGGPTDVRVTAEGTEFTLGGQRIRTPLVGAHQAANAAVAMAMLDALPDDLRPSNADLHRGLSQVLLPGRFQRVGRYLFDVAHNPDGAATLARTMEAVRPPGPVVAIFSVLADKDWRGMLDVLSGVVDHFVLTHCPTAPASRAWNLPEVLAYARERGVSAEVIRDFDRALVRGEAQGATVLITGSFHTVGDAMARLEVNPTGG
- the mreD gene encoding rod shape-determining protein MreD is translated as MNATRALWFLFVFALLVALHYTLRPMLAWRASIDFLVIALLLVSVRSRPGVAAVAGLAIGIMADSLTPGAFGAGALAMTLVGFSASWLKAAFFADNLALNGMFVFLGKWAGDLLYLVAERRVHGGDFLVQAMLWSPLSAAVTAVAGLVVLTLVRPVLGAPRT
- the accD gene encoding acetyl-CoA carboxylase, carboxyltransferase subunit beta, which translates into the protein MAWFRKEKKAREPRAQRLDIPPDAWEKCEACGHTDIREKFARSLNVCPVCDYHRRLRAIEYVTLLLDGESWEETESDLRSADPLGFPDYPARLKKALTNAGDTDAILTATGKMEDMPVNLAVMDFAFMGGSMGSVVGEKIARLGQRSLEKKFPLIIISASGGARMQEGVLSLMQMAKTSAVLSQLAERRIPYVSILTNPTTGGVSASYAMLGDAILAEPGAVIGFAGPRVIKQTLGQDLPEGFQTAEFLLDHGMVDAVVHRHKMKGTVGQLLRHMSGMPAASGWVPS
- the rodA gene encoding rod shape-determining protein RodA translates to MRSRQVMDWPLAVTALALSAFGVAMVFSAGQTDVPTPVAHLWQNQLLWLAIGVFAAWLATRASVRFLDWVATPAYITTCVVLVLLLFIGKGAGTAASTKSWLSIGGVRLGQPSELAKIAVVLMLAKVLASFKQAPHSLLELWRPAAVVGLPWLLIMLQPDLGTGIVFIGIFFAMLFWAGVSWPLLVMVASPGVSLLLASEPLRWGAWFFFLIGLVLWYKPYIAEGVAVVTLNVITGLAATVLWDRLNPYQQRRLLVFLDPSTDPLRSGYHVIQSQVAIGSGGWLGKGFTLGSQKRLAFLPAQHTDFIFPVVGEELGFVGVTIALALFFFLFLRCVRIASRSADPFSSLVAFGLVSIWCVHVLVNVGMTLNLMPVTGIPLPFFSYGGSFMLACWLGMGMQLRVSAEGRGRADSLVI
- a CDS encoding rod shape-determining protein; amino-acid sequence: MRWPFFKRGSLFPANAIAVDLGTANTLVYVKGEGIVLNEPSVVAMDRETKKIKGVGLEAKRMLGRTPDGIIAVRPMKDGVIADFDVTEKMLRYFLTLIIENHVFKVKPRVIVCVPSGITEVEKRAVRDSALGAGAKEVFMVAEPMAAAIGVGLPVETPTGNMVIDIGGGTTEIAVIALSGIVSDTSIRVGGDELDMAIVQFMRKSYNLLIGEPTAEMIKIQIGSAAPMGEEREMEVKGRDLVSGIPKTVRVHSAEIREACQEPVQQIVDAVRRALEITPPELASDIVDRGIVMTGGGALIRGLDILLTQETGLPIHVDEDPLTCVVRGCGRILDDEEKYWSVLST
- a CDS encoding rod shape-determining protein MreC encodes the protein MAVSLACLVLPAAMRDNAAAAMRATLVSPLFKLQSRAEVSRHALLSRDAALRLVDSVTVRSQRLSGLEAENERLRLLLGLGAGIRWGFVPAEVLQGRGLGDEFTVTLTAGEQDGVEPLSAVVAPEGIVGVVERVDQAVSMAILWPHADFRVSAMSADESAYGIVSSHAAIGAARYLLEMRSVSLRTPLKAGAVIVSSGLGGVFPRGIPVGTVVSELRSAEGITRSYLLRPMVRLPDVASVIVLRPVRARAGVNGVWQLGPSADSSAKRVLAASDSLDKRAAADSLVRRARADSLARRAITADSVSRTRPAAGRKP